The Deinococcus hopiensis KR-140 sequence CCGGAATGGGGCGCCGCGCGTGGAAGGGCACCCCTCACGGCTTCATCCTCCATGCGCATTCAGCATTCGGGCCCGCTCGCCGGACTCGGTCAAAAAGAGGCCTTCTTTTTGACAAATGCTCTGGGTAGCCGGCTTGGCCACATGAAGCGCTGGCGTGATGCCCCGCTGAAGTGGCGGCGGCACCTCCCGGTCTGCTGTCCGGACCGCGGGGACCTTCGCCACGGAGCTTCCCTGGGGGCGTCACCGCAGGGACGCAGGCCCCGAAAAGACCCTGACGCAGGGACAGCACCCACACGGCAGTTGCAAAACGGTTCTCGGGCAAAACGGGAATTGGATCAGGCGCAACGGTTCCTCTCCTTCCAGGCCTTAATTTTTATCTGGACAGAAGAGGCGGTGAAGAGTATCCGGGGAAAATAGGCCAGTCGCCCTACCTCAGCGGAGGTCCAGACCTATGCTGGTTTTCGTGACGCACACCCGGGCCGTAATTTTTGATCTCGACGACACCCTGTTCGACGATAACGCCTCTATGCGCGCGGGCCTCCTGGGCGTGGCAAGACCCCACACCCACCTCGCTGGGCGCCACCCCGACGAGCTGCTGGGCGAGTACAAGCGTGTGCTGGGGGAGTTCTATCCAGCTTTTGTGGCCGGGCAGCTGAGCCTGGCCGAGTACCGCGCCCGGCGTTTCGAACGGCTGCACGGACTGTGGGGCATCGAGGGCGTGCCCGGCGACGTGTCCTTTGAGGCGTTCCGCACGGCGTACCAGGCGGCGAGGCAGGCAGTGCCGGGCGGGCTGGAACTGCTCCGGGCATTGAGGGAGCGTGGAGTCAAGGTGGGCATCCTGACCAACTTCATCCGCCCTGAGCAGCAGGCCAAGCTGGACGCCTGCGGCCTGACGCCCTGGGTGGACGCGCTCGTGACCACCAGCGAGGCCCCGCCCAAACCTGATCCAGGGTCCTACGCGGCCATTCTCACGGCCCTGGAGGTGCAGCCGAATGAGGCCGTGATGGTGGGCGACTCCTGGGAGAACGACGTGGTAGGCGCGCGGGCCGCCGGGATGCGCGCCGTTTGGTTCGAGCGCTGGGGCGGGGAGGTGGCGGAGGCGGACGTACCGGTGGTACGGGACTTTGCGCCGCTGGAGGCAGCGCTGAGAGCGCTGCTGGAGGAGAGCGCTTCGGCCCCCTAGGGGGACGCCGAACGCCTCCGGCCCTCTGCACCCTCCACGCTCTATCATCTGCCCGATGAACCAAGGCGCACCCCTCGGCGTGTACGACTCCGGCATGGGCGGTCTGAGCGTGTTGGCCGAGTTGCGGCGCGCCCTGCCGCACGAGAACTTCCTGTACCTGGGCGACACGGCCCACGTACCGATCGGTGCGCGGCCCGAAGACGAGATTCGGGACCTGACCGCCCAGGCGGTGGCGGCGCTGCACGCCCGGGGAGCCAAAGGGGTGGTGGTGGCCTGCAACACGGCCTCGGCCTTCAGCCTGACGCACCTGCGGGAGAAGTACCCGGCGTTGCCGATCATCGGGCTGGTGCCTGCCGTCAAGCCCGCCGTGGCCGCCACCCGTACGGGCGTGGTGGGCGTGCTGGCAACGCCGGGGACGCTGCGGGGGACGCTGCTCGCCGACGTGATTCGCCAGTTTGCCGAACCCGCTGGAGTACGGGTACTGACTGCCGTGAGCGCCGAACTCGTGCCGCTGGTGGAAGCGGGGCAGGCGGAGAGCGGGCGGACGCGCGAGGTGCTGCGGGGAGCGCTGACACCCCTGGCGGAGGCGGGCGCGGATCAGCTTGTGCTGGGCTGCACCCACTACCCCTTTCTGGCGGCAGGCATCCACTCGGAATTCGGAGACACCTTCACCCTGGTGGACAGCGGCGCGGCGGTGGCGCGGCACACGCGGCGGGTGCTCGAGGAGCGCGACCTGCGGTCCAGAGTCCAGGAGCCGGGCGAGGTGACGTACCTCGTGACGGGCGACGCGCACGTGTCGGCTCCCGTTATCGCCACATTGACGGGTCAGGCAGGGCAGAATGTGACGGTGCAGCAGGTGACCACTTGATTCTTCCCACCCGAACCGGGCGCGACGCCCACACCCCGCGGCCCCTCACGGTGAAGCGCGGGGTCAACCCTCACGCCTCGGGCAGCGCGCACCTGTGTCTGGGCCGCACCGAGATTCTGGCGACGGTGAGCGTGGAAGACAAACCCGCGCCGCATATGCGCGGCAAGAAAGAGGGCTGGCTGACCGCCGAGTACGCCATGCTGCCGCGCGCCACAACAGACCGCCAGGCCCGGGAGCGCAACCTGCAAAACGGCCGCCGCCACGAGATTCAGCGCCTGCTGGGCCGGGCACTGCGGGCGAGCATCGACCTCAAGCATTTTCGCAACCAGACGCTGTATGTGGACTGCGACGTGCTGGTGGCCGACGGCGGCACCCGGGTGGCGAGCGTGCTGGCCGGGTACGCTGCCCTCCACGACTTCGCGGACCGCCTGATTCAGACGGGCAGGTTGAGCGAGTGGCCGCTGCGGCACGCGGTGGGGGCCGTGAGCGTGGGCCTGGTGGGTGAGGAGCTGCGGGTGGACCTCGACTACGCCGAGGACAAGGTGGCGCGGGCGGACCTGAACGTGGTGGCGACCGACGCGGGCCTGGTGCTGGAGGCGCAGGGCGGAGCCGAGGACGGTCCCATCGCCCCAGAAGAGTACATCCGCCTGCTGATGACGGGCGTAGAAGCGGTGGGGGGCCTGCTGCGCGACCTGCACCGGCAGGTCTAGCGGGCGGGCGACTCTCATCCCAGGTGCGTTACACTTCCCCCACATCAAGGAGGCAGAACATGGGCATGACTGGATTCATCGGGCGGGCGATGCTCGCGAGTGTTTTTATCAAGAGTGGCCTGGATCACCTACAAAACCCTGAACCCATCGTGCGCGCGGCGCGGGGCGCGGAGATTCCGCAACCCGAACTGGCCGTCAAGATCAACAGCGGCGTAATGGTGGGGGCCGGAACCCTGCTGGCCCTGGGGCTCGCGCCACGCCTGACGACCACCGCCCTGGCGGTGGGCCTGGTCCCCACCACGGTGATTGGCCACCCCTTCTGGGACAAGGAAGGCAAGGAACGCCAGCACCAGCAGACGCACTTCATGAAAAACCTCGCCCTGTTCGGCGCGCTGCTGGCGCTGGGGAGCCGTCGGAAATAGCAACGCGGTTTGCCCCAGCAAGCTCCCCCCGTGGGGGCTTTTTTCTTTTCCGACGGTAAAGGTGGGTCGCTTCCCCGCTTCACGCGCCGCCGGGAAGATGGGGCATGACCAAGGACACGGACCTCAGCGACAACGCGCACACCGCCATCGACCAACAGGAAGTGATCGAGGAGGGCATGCAGGGCGCGGACGGCAACGTGGACGCCAACGGGCTGGAACGGGGGGCGGACCGGCAAGAAAAGCTGGAGGAACTGCGGGAAAACGTGCAGGGCCTGACAACCGCCGGACAGCAGGACGAAGAAGCGGGCCTGGGGCGCTCCTGAGCGAGCCGAGCGCGACTGAAACGGCCTTCTTCCCCCTGCCTTCGCTTCAGATCACAATTCCAGGTCCGTTGGGGTCGTCACGCCCGAGGGAATGGCCGTTACCAGCACCTCATATTTTCCCGTCACAAAGACCTTGAAGCCCTGCTTTTGCAAGCCTCGCCGGGCCTGGGTCACGTCGGCGGCGAGGAGACTAAGGTCTGGGCGGGCGAAGTTTCGCAGGCGCGCTCCGTAACTCAGCAGGCCATCCCGGTAACGGGCGTTGGGAAAGCCCAGGACCAGCCCTCCACCCGGCGTCAGGTGGTGGCGGCGCAGGGCCGCCAGCACGACGTCTTGCCGCACCGCTGGGCTTTGCAGCAGGCTGAGGGCCAGCACGAGGTCGAAGCGTCCAAGGTCCGGCGCGGGCAGGGCGTTGACGTCCAGCGCGAGGAAGGCGGCGGCAGGATACCGTGAGGCCGCCGTAGCGAGGGCCGTGACGTCCCGGTCCACGCCCACCACCTCGAAGGCGCGCTCCGAAAAGGCGAGGGCCAGCGCGCCGAGTTCACGGCCCGCGTTGACTCCGAGGGCCAGCACACGCCCTCCCGCCGGGGGGTTCACCCGCCGCAGCGCCTCGACCAGCGTGAACAGGAATACCGGGTCTTCCAGCTTGTCCACCCGGCTCCAGTCACTCCCCGCGCCGTAACCGTTCGCGTCAGGCTCAGGTGCATTTGCGTAGAGTCGCAGCCGCACGCGCACCCGGCCCTCCCCCACAGATTCGGGGGTGAGCAGGTGCGCGCCCAGCAGGTCCGCCAGGTCTGCCCAGGTCTGCCAGGGGCGGTGAAGTCCGGCGGCCGTCGCCTCTCCTGCGTAGCGGCCCACCCCCTCGTCGGGGTCTGGCACGGTGAAGCTCACCTGCCCGACCGCCGTGAGAGTCGCACGGACGGCGGGCAGCAGGACGCTCAGGGGTTCGCGGGTGAAGTGGAGTTCGGGCTGGGACATGGACGGTGTGGTGGGCGGCCCGCTGAGGCTGGGCGCTTCCTCAATAGCCCCGGTGCCGGACCTGCGCGCCCTGGCCCTCCAGCCAGACCGTGACCGTGCCCACCGCCGCCTTGACCCCCGGCGTGATGATGGGTCCGCCAAAGCGGGCGAGGCGCGCGAGAAAGGTGCCGTCCTCCCGCCCGGTGATGCCGATCAGGACTTCCTGGGTCAGTTCACCCTCCACGACGTGGGCCAGCGCAACCCAGCCGTCTTTCTTGAGGCTCCGGTACACGTCGAGCAGCACCACCGTCCAGCCCGACGGATCTTCCCGGGTCTGTCCGCCCCGGGCGGTGTGTTTGCGAAACTCGGAGGGATCGAATGTCTCGGGCAGGGTCAGGACAGCGTGGGGCACGGTGGGGTCTTCCTCATGGTCTGGAAAGCGAAGGATGGTGCCGTGAGGCACAGCGGGATGTGCGGTGGGAATGAAGCGGGCGTGGTGCGCCCCCAGGCCCAGGTCACGCCACTTCAGCGCGTATTTGGTTTCCAGCGCGGCGGCCGGAGGCTGGGTCAGCTCGGCGCGCATGACGCCACTCGCTTCCGCCTCCGCCAAGGCGAACTCGAAATACTCATCGTGATCGGTGGTGAGCAGCACCGCGCCGCCCGGCTTGAGTCGGCTGGCGGCCAGCTGAAAAAAGGGCGCGCGCAGCAGGCGGTGTTCGGTGTGCCCCGCCTTGGGCCACGGATCGGGAAAGTTGACCACGATGGCGGCCAGCGCTCCTTGCGGCACCACCTCGCGGACGAGGGGCAGGGCGGGCAGCTTGGTCAGGACCGCGTTGGTCAGGCCCGCTTGGCGCAGCCGCCGATTGGCCTTTAGGAGCGATACGCCGCTGATCTCCACCCCCAGGTAATTGGGAGCCTCCGGAAAGGTCGCGGCGAAATGCGGCCAGAAGCGGCCATCGCCAAACCCCACTTCCAGAACCCAGGGCCGCCCGGGCGTGTCCGGGTACAGTCGGGAAGCCGCGTCGGGAAAGCGGAAGTCCGAAAGGCGCGAGATCACGCCTCCACCGCCAGCAGTTCGGAAGCGAGGCGGGCAGCGCCCTCCAGCACGCCCGCATACGTCTGCTCGCCGGGCAGGCAGCGGCCCACTCCATACACCCGGTCAAAACGGGTGAGGCGGAAGCCGTCCAACTCGCCAGGAGCTGGCGTCAGGAAGCGCACGCTGTAGGGCGGCGCGCCTTCCACGCCTGCGGCCGTCTGTTCCGCCCCAATCAGCCATACCCCCGAGCGGGCCAGATCGTCGGCCAGAAAATCGTAGGCCACTTCCGAGAGCCGTCCGGCTTCCTCCATCGTGTCGCCGATAAGGAGGCGGCCCTTGAGGAATGCGCCCACCGCCAGCACCGCCCGGCGGGCGCGGAGCTTCGGACCTTCCCAGGTGGAGAGGGTCACGCCCTCGCCCTCTTCTTCCAGCGCAGTCACGGTGCTTTGCAGCAGGTGAATGCCTGCCGTGGCCTCGATCTCTGCCTTGAGCCACCGGTGGAAGGTCCAGCCGTCGGTCTCGGGAGCGATGCGGGCGGCAATCTGGGCAAACACACTGTCTCCGGGAAATCCTGCATCCCGAATGTCCGGCTGGTACAGGTTTCCGATGTGGTCCAGCGCCTGCGACACCAGCACCACGTCGCGCCCGGCCTGGGCCAGCCGCCAGGCAAGTTCGGTGCCCGCAAGGCCCGCCCCCACCACCGCCACGTCGTACAGGTGACCCGGCTGCGGCTGGCTGCGGGGCATGGTGGGTGTGTGATCGGGGGCGTGGGGGCGGAACATCAAGGGGGCAGTGTAACGCAGGCAGGTGCGGGAGGAGAACGCCCTGGGGTCGGATACGCTCTCCTCAACCTTATGCGCAGCGGGCAGGGCGCGGCGGGAGTCGCCCCCAACGCCGCGCCCTGCCGTTTTCCCCTTACTCCACCGTCACGCTCTTTGCCAGATTGCGCGGCTTGTCTACGTCCTTGCCCAGCGCCGTGGCCGTGTAGTAGCTCAGCAGTTGCAGCGCCACCACGTTGACCACCGGGCTGACCATCTCGTGCGCGTGGGGCACGTACAGCACGTCGTCGGCGTGCTGGGCATTCTCGGTGTCGCCGTCGCTCAGCAGCGCGATTACCTTGCCGGAGCGGGCGCGGACCTCCTGCACGTTGGAGATGGTCTTTTCCAGCAGGAAGCTCTCGGTCGCCACCACCACCACGGGCAGGTGGGCGTCGATGAGGGCGATGGGACCGTGCTTCATCTCCCCGGCGGCGTAGCCTTCGGCGTGGATGTAGCTGATCTCCTTGAGCTTCAGCGCGCCCTCAAAGGCGGTGGGTGCGTTCACGCCGCGCCCCAGGAAGAGGTAGTCGCGGGCGTGGGCATACTTCTCGGCCACCGCCTTGATCTTCTCGACGCGCTCGGGGCTCAGGGCCTCTTCCACCAGGCGGGGCAGCTCGCGGGCAGCGTGCAGCAGTTCCTGGGCCCGGGCCTCGTCCAGCGTGCCGCGCGCGCGGGCCAGCCACAGGGAGAGCAGCAGGAAGGCGCTGACCATGCTGGTATACGCCTTGGTGCTCGCCACGCCGATCTCGGGTCCCGCGTGGATATAGAGCGTGTCGTCCAGCTCGCGGGTCATGGAGGAGCCCTTCGCGTTGATCACGCCGAGGGTCTTTGCGCCGCCCTTCTTCGCCTCACGCAGGGCTTCGAGGGTGTCGATGGTCTCGCCCGACTGGCTCACCACGATGGCGAGGGTGTTCTCGCTGACCAGCGGTGAACGGTAGCGGTACTCGGAGGCCACGTCCACCTCCACCGGAATGCGCGCGAGTTGCTCGATCAGGTACTCGCCCACCAGCCCGGCGTAGAAGGCGGTGCCGCAGGCAATGATGGAGATGCGCTTGAAGGAGGCGGGGTCAAGGTTGATGTCGAGGTTCACCTCACCCGTCTCGTCGTGCAGGCGGCCAATCAGGGTGTTGGCAAGGGCCTGGGGCTGCTCGTAGATTTCCTTGAGCATGTAGGTATCAAAACCGCCCTTTTCCGCCGCCTCGGCGTCCCAGTCGATGTGGTCCACCGCGCGCTCGACGGGATTGCCCGCCAGGTCAGTCACCCGGTAGCCGTCGTCGTGCAGCACCACCATGTCGCCGTCGTGCAGGAAGACCATCCTGCGGGTGTAGGCGAGCAGGGCGGGCACGTCCGAGGCCAGGAACATCTCGCCCTCGCCCACGCCCATCACGAGGGGGCTGACGGTCCGGGCCGCCACGATCTCGCGGTGGTCCACATGGGTGACGACGATGCCGTAGGCTCCGCGCACTTGTCCCAGCGCCGTCCGCACCGCCTCATACAGGTCGCCCGCGTAGGCTTCCTCGATCAGGTGGGCCAGCACTTCCGAGTCGGTCTCGGATTTGAAGCTGTGGCCGCGCTTGATCAGCCCCGCCTTGAGCGAAAGGTAATTCTCAATGATCCCGTTGTGGATGATGACGATCTTGCCGTCCTCGGTGGCGTGGGGGTGGGCGTTCGTATCGTTGGGCAGGCCGTGGGTGGCCCAGCGCGTGTGACCAATACCGAGGGTACCGGCCAGGGGCGCGCCCTCCAGCTCACCGCTGAGGTTGGCGAGCTTCCCGGCCTTCTTGCGAACGGCGAGGCAGGCTCCGTCGCCCACCGCCACGCCCGCACTGTCGTAACCGCGATATTCCAGCTTGGCGAGGCCCGAGATCAGAACGTCCTGCGCCTGACGCATACCGATGTATCCCACGATTCCGCACATAAGTCCTCCAGGGTGCTCCGCGCGGAGCACCTGGCGGAAGCGGTCCCACGCTTGTTCCCAGTCCAGACGCCTGCGGCTCCGCTCCAAAAGGCGGCCATCACGTCAGCCCTGGGAAAAAGCGTGCGCTCCCACCCCCCCCCGGCACAGCGCCAAGCAGCAGGGCCGAGGGAGGCGGTGTCTTTGATTTGAAGTCACTGCGCGGCCTTATCTCCACGTCGCCGTGGGGCTTATCGCCGCGCTTCACCCCTCGCTGCTCCTGTGAAGCCGGGGGGTCGGGTAGGCCCGTGCCGGGGCCTGGAGGCATCCGCAGAAACTCGCTCACCTCCACCTCGTCTTCTGCCCACCTGTCGGAACGCGACCGCTTCTCGCTCCGTCCGGAACTTCGGGGTGGCCCCGAGTCCGCAGCGAACAGACCTTGCGCTGCCCTGTTTGTGTGAACCGGACACCTCTCGGTTCGTGCACGAGCATAGCACCGCACGCAGGAGTGGGATGTGTAAGAAGCTCACAAGGGCGCTGAGGGCACAGAACCTGTTTGGCCCTCTGCCCTCAGCGTCCCGCGCCCACCGGAACCCGGTCCAGCGCCCTCAGCACATCGCAGATCAGGTCCTCGGCGTCCTCTATACCTACGGAGAGGCGCACCAGACCGGGCGTGACGCCCTGACGGGCGAGCGTTGCCTCACCAAGCAGATGATGGGTGGTGCTCGCGGGGTGGCACGACAGGCTCTCCACGTCGCCCAGGCTGACCGCCTGCGTGAACAGCTTGAGGTTGTCGAGGAAGGCGAAGGCCGCCTCCTGCGACTCCAGTTCGATGCTCAGCAGACCCCCGAACGCGCGCATCTGCCGGGCCGCCACCTCGTGCCCGGGGTGGGAAGACAGGCCGGGGTAGTGCAGGGCCTTGAGGGCAGGATGGCCCTGCAACGCCTCAGCGAGCGCCTGAGCGTTGGCGCAGTGCGCCTCCATCCGCAGCGGCAGGGTCTTGACGCCGCGCAGGAGCAGGTACGCCTCGAACGGCCCCAGCACCGAACCCACGTGGCGCAGGCCGTGCAGGCGTAACTCGGTCACCAGTTCCGCGCCGCCCGCTACCACGCCGGCCACGACGTCGCCGTGTCCGCCGAGATACTTGGTGGCGGAGTGCATGACCAGATCGGCACCGTGCTCCAGAGGACGGGTGAGGTAGGGCGTGGAAAAGGTGTTGTCCACCACGACGAGCGCTCCCGCCGCGTGGGCAACCGTGGAGGCTGCCTCCAGGTCCACGATCTGCACAGTGGGGTTGGTGGGCGTTTCCAGCCAGACGAGCCGCGTCTTGCCGGACACCACGCCGCGCAGCTCCTCCACATTCCTCACGTCGTGGACCGTCACGCCGAAGCGGCCCAGGATGTCGCGCAGCAGGCCCTCGGTGCCGCCGTAGAGGGGGCCGACGAAGGCCACCTCATCGCCCGTTTTCAGGAAGGTCAGGGCGATGGCGCTCGCCGCGCCCATACCGCTGCCGAAGGCCACGGTCCCCTCCGCGCCCTCCAGGCTGGCGAGCTTTTCCTCAAAGGCCCGCACGGTGGGGTTGGACAGCCGCGAGTAGAAATAGCCCTGTTCCTCGCCGGCAAACAGCCTCGCCCCGCGTTCAGCGCTGCCGTAGCCGAAGGTGGAGGTGGCGTAGATGGGCACGGCGTGGGCTCCCGTTACGGGGTCAAGGCCGTGGCCGGCATGAACGGCACGGGTACAGAAGCCCTCTGGGCGCTGCTCTTGTTTAGACATGTTGCGCGCAGTGTAACGCAGAGGTTGAAAACGGAGCCGCGGAAGTGCCGAGGCCGTCCAGCCCTGAGAAACGGCAAGGTCCGCTCCTCGGCTGGAACGGTGGACGTTGAGCCCTTCCTGAAACGGACGCCTACCCCACCGTTGTAAAAAGATCCGACCCGAGCAGACTTGCTAAGCAGGGCGAGCAGGAGGAAAACGGAGCGGACGGAATCGGTTTCAGCCGTCCTCCGGCAAGCGCCGCACGGGCAGCCGCGCCCAGCCCCGGCGCGAGAGGTAGCGCAGCAGCACCACCATGCCCGCACCGCCGAGCTGCGCCTGAAAGGGCGTGACGAGCCCATGCAGCAGGTAGACGGTCAGGGCTCCCGCCGCCGCTGCCGTGGCGTACAGCTGATCGTGTCGGTACATGATTTCGGGCACTTCATTGGCGATCAGGTCGCGGATCACGCCCCCGCCCACGCCGCTAAGCATTCCCGCAAAGGCCACCCCCAACGGCCCCAGCCCAAAGGTGATGGCCCCGAGCGCACCCGACGCGGCGAACAGGCCCAGCCCCACGGTGTCGAAGAGGCGCAGGGTCCGCTCGAAGCGGGCGAGTCGCTCTCCAAACGCGAAGGCCAGTACGCCGCCCAGCAGGGCCACCCACAGGTAGGTCTCGTCGCGCAGAAAGAGGGGCGGGGTCTGTCCGGTCAGGGTATCGCGGATGGCCCCGCCTCCCACCGCCGTGACGCAGCCCAGCACGAGCACGCCGAACAGGTCAAATCTCTTGCGCACCGCCAGCAGCGCTCCCGACATGCTGAAGGCGAGGACGCCCAGCAGGTCCAGGGCGTGCAGTCCCTGTTCCAGGGTCACGGTCGGCAAGATGGCGTCGGGCATTGCCCGCCATGCTAGCCCCCTTCCCGCCCTACGGGAGCGCGTGCTATACTCCCGGCTGTTGTCTCGCCCGCCCCGCGGCCTGTTCCTGCTCGCAGGGGACCCGGCCCGGAGGGTGAAGAAAGCGCGCCCCGGCACCCAAACCCGCTCTGGACGGTCCACACCGTTCCCGAAGAATACAGGGCGCCGCGCGGCCCCGAGGAGAGAAATCATGGCGAAGCACCCCGTTCCCAAGAAGAAGACCAGCAAGAGCAAGCGCGACATGCGCCGCAGCCACCACGCCCTCGTGGTCCCCAACCTCAGCGCGTGCCCCCACTGCCACGCCAAGAAGCTCAGCCACCACATCTGCCCCAGCTGCGGCTACTACAACGGCCGTCAGGTGCTCGCGGTCTGAGACCCACACAAGTCAGAGAGGCTCCCGCTCCCGGGGGCCTTTTTTGTTGTCCTCGCTCCACTTCAGGGAAACGCAGGCGCGGGGAGCGCTCCCGTCCCCCGGGCACCAGCCATCCGGCGGCCTGAAGCTCGCGCAGGTGGTGGTAGAGCTTGCCCGCCCCGGCCAGTTCGGAGTTGGTCTGAAAGGCGGCGGTGGTGTCCTGCCCGCGGAACACGGCGCGCAGCAGCGTCAGCCGCAGCGGATGGCCCAGGGCGGCGAGCACGGGGGCGGCCTCCTGCCAGTCGGCGGCAAGGAGGTCCGGGGCCGCTGCACTCCGGGGCCGCTGCACCCTGCTGCCAGCCATAGGCCGCGCCCGTGGGCAGCGAGACGTGCCCGGCAAACACCACCGCGCCCGCCGGAAACCCCCAGTACGGTAGGGACATGGGGGCAGCGTAACGGGCGGGACTCAGGGCCCCGGCGCGGCATTCAGCACGTCGGCCAGCCGCTGCGCCTGTCCAGGTACAAGGGCCAGATAGACCATGGCGTCATTCATGGACGCTTCCAGCAGGCCGTACTGTTCCTCGGGAATTCGGCGCAGGAAGAGGCTGACCACCAGCTTCTCACCCTTGTGGGGGCCGACTTTGGGCGCCAGGGCGTAAGTGTTTGTCAGTACGCCGGGCAGGCTGCCGCCCTTCGCATAGACCTCGCTGAAGGCCTGGGCATTGGCGGGGTTAAGCCGCATGGGCCAGCCCAAATGCCGGGCCATGACCTCACGTTCAGCGGGCTTCAGGCCTGCTCCCGTCAGCACCTGCGCCATCAGGCCCGCGTAATCACTCACGGTGCCGTGCGCGTCAGTGGCGTCCACGAGGGCCGCCTGATCCTCGCGAGTGGGGAGACCCTGGCGGACCGTCTCCGGGTCACGCAGGGCGGGGGTGCGGCTGAGCTGCGCCGTTCGGCTCCAAGCGTCCGACACCCGCCGGAGCATGGGCCACCTGGAGTAATCCGCCCGCGCCGCCGGGTCCTGCCAAGCGCTGAACAGCCCGCTGAAGGGGCCGAATTCTTCCTGTCCGCTCAGCTTCAGGTCGCGGCGGATCTCGGCGACGGCGTCCCTGCCCAGCCGCGTCAGCACGAGGTCGGCGGCGGCGTTGTCGCTCGTCTCGATCATGAAGCGGACCACGGTATCGAGGGGCACAGCGCGGCTTCCGTCCTGCGCGCGGCCCTGGGAGTCGGCGGGAAGGTTTAAGGCCGCCAGGCTCTTCGCGTGCGCGCCTCCGTCGGTGCCCGGGAGGTAGAACTCTTCCCATTCGGAGAGCTTTACCAGGACCTGTGGGTTTAGCTTGCCCGCTGCCACCGCCCGCGCGTAGGCCGACAGCACCACGATCTTGCGGCTGCTTGCCAGCGGCATGGAGGCAGTGGGGTTCCACACGAGCGCGGGCCTTGCCGAATCGGGTGAGCCGTCTGGGCGCACCGAGGCGACGAACACCGCGAGGTCCCCCGGCTGCTGTTTGGCAAACTCCAGCAGGGGTGCGAGGGGATCTGCCCCCTGGGCCTGCGCAGCGGGCAGCAACGCGAGCACCACGGGCAGGAGCTTCCTCATGCCTTTATTCTAGAATTTTAGAGAAGGCTACCGCTTGTCCCCCACGTGAATCGCCGCGATGCCGAAGGTCAGCAGGCGGTAGCGGGTGCGAAAGCCCGTGGCGTGCATCATCGCCGCGAGGCGCTCAGGGTCTGGAAAGGCCAGCACACTCTCCGGGAGGTAGGTGTAGGCTCCGGCGTTGCCGCTGACCAGGGCGCCGATACGCGGCAGCACCTGGCGGAAGTAGAAGCGGAACAGCGGGCCGAACAGGCCCGGGCGGGGCGGTGGAAATTCCAGTACGACCAGGCGGCCCCCGGGCGACAGCACCCGCCACATCTCGGCCAGGCCGCGCCCGTAATCCGCAAAATTGCGAAAGCCGAAGGCGCAGGTCACGGCGCTGAAGGCGTGGTCAGGGTACG is a genomic window containing:
- a CDS encoding HAD family hydrolase, which produces MTHTRAVIFDLDDTLFDDNASMRAGLLGVARPHTHLAGRHPDELLGEYKRVLGEFYPAFVAGQLSLAEYRARRFERLHGLWGIEGVPGDVSFEAFRTAYQAARQAVPGGLELLRALRERGVKVGILTNFIRPEQQAKLDACGLTPWVDALVTTSEAPPKPDPGSYAAILTALEVQPNEAVMVGDSWENDVVGARAAGMRAVWFERWGGEVAEADVPVVRDFAPLEAALRALLEESASAP
- the murI gene encoding glutamate racemase → MNQGAPLGVYDSGMGGLSVLAELRRALPHENFLYLGDTAHVPIGARPEDEIRDLTAQAVAALHARGAKGVVVACNTASAFSLTHLREKYPALPIIGLVPAVKPAVAATRTGVVGVLATPGTLRGTLLADVIRQFAEPAGVRVLTAVSAELVPLVEAGQAESGRTREVLRGALTPLAEAGADQLVLGCTHYPFLAAGIHSEFGDTFTLVDSGAAVARHTRRVLEERDLRSRVQEPGEVTYLVTGDAHVSAPVIATLTGQAGQNVTVQQVTT
- the rph gene encoding ribonuclease PH, whose amino-acid sequence is MILPTRTGRDAHTPRPLTVKRGVNPHASGSAHLCLGRTEILATVSVEDKPAPHMRGKKEGWLTAEYAMLPRATTDRQARERNLQNGRRHEIQRLLGRALRASIDLKHFRNQTLYVDCDVLVADGGTRVASVLAGYAALHDFADRLIQTGRLSEWPLRHAVGAVSVGLVGEELRVDLDYAEDKVARADLNVVATDAGLVLEAQGGAEDGPIAPEEYIRLLMTGVEAVGGLLRDLHRQV
- a CDS encoding DoxX family protein; this encodes MTGFIGRAMLASVFIKSGLDHLQNPEPIVRAARGAEIPQPELAVKINSGVMVGAGTLLALGLAPRLTTTALAVGLVPTTVIGHPFWDKEGKERQHQQTHFMKNLALFGALLALGSRRK
- a CDS encoding class I SAM-dependent methyltransferase, with product MSQPELHFTREPLSVLLPAVRATLTAVGQVSFTVPDPDEGVGRYAGEATAAGLHRPWQTWADLADLLGAHLLTPESVGEGRVRVRLRLYANAPEPDANGYGAGSDWSRVDKLEDPVFLFTLVEALRRVNPPAGGRVLALGVNAGRELGALALAFSERAFEVVGVDRDVTALATAASRYPAAAFLALDVNALPAPDLGRFDLVLALSLLQSPAVRQDVVLAALRRHHLTPGGGLVLGFPNARYRDGLLSYGARLRNFARPDLSLLAADVTQARRGLQKQGFKVFVTGKYEVLVTAIPSGVTTPTDLEL
- the trmB gene encoding tRNA (guanine(46)-N(7))-methyltransferase TrmB, producing the protein MISRLSDFRFPDAASRLYPDTPGRPWVLEVGFGDGRFWPHFAATFPEAPNYLGVEISGVSLLKANRRLRQAGLTNAVLTKLPALPLVREVVPQGALAAIVVNFPDPWPKAGHTEHRLLRAPFFQLAASRLKPGGAVLLTTDHDEYFEFALAEAEASGVMRAELTQPPAAALETKYALKWRDLGLGAHHARFIPTAHPAVPHGTILRFPDHEEDPTVPHAVLTLPETFDPSEFRKHTARGGQTREDPSGWTVVLLDVYRSLKKDGWVALAHVVEGELTQEVLIGITGREDGTFLARLARFGGPIITPGVKAAVGTVTVWLEGQGAQVRHRGY
- a CDS encoding FAD-dependent oxidoreductase, with the translated sequence MFRPHAPDHTPTMPRSQPQPGHLYDVAVVGAGLAGTELAWRLAQAGRDVVLVSQALDHIGNLYQPDIRDAGFPGDSVFAQIAARIAPETDGWTFHRWLKAEIEATAGIHLLQSTVTALEEEGEGVTLSTWEGPKLRARRAVLAVGAFLKGRLLIGDTMEEAGRLSEVAYDFLADDLARSGVWLIGAEQTAAGVEGAPPYSVRFLTPAPGELDGFRLTRFDRVYGVGRCLPGEQTYAGVLEGAARLASELLAVEA
- the glmS gene encoding glutamine--fructose-6-phosphate transaminase (isomerizing), which encodes MCGIVGYIGMRQAQDVLISGLAKLEYRGYDSAGVAVGDGACLAVRKKAGKLANLSGELEGAPLAGTLGIGHTRWATHGLPNDTNAHPHATEDGKIVIIHNGIIENYLSLKAGLIKRGHSFKSETDSEVLAHLIEEAYAGDLYEAVRTALGQVRGAYGIVVTHVDHREIVAARTVSPLVMGVGEGEMFLASDVPALLAYTRRMVFLHDGDMVVLHDDGYRVTDLAGNPVERAVDHIDWDAEAAEKGGFDTYMLKEIYEQPQALANTLIGRLHDETGEVNLDINLDPASFKRISIIACGTAFYAGLVGEYLIEQLARIPVEVDVASEYRYRSPLVSENTLAIVVSQSGETIDTLEALREAKKGGAKTLGVINAKGSSMTRELDDTLYIHAGPEIGVASTKAYTSMVSAFLLLSLWLARARGTLDEARAQELLHAARELPRLVEEALSPERVEKIKAVAEKYAHARDYLFLGRGVNAPTAFEGALKLKEISYIHAEGYAAGEMKHGPIALIDAHLPVVVVATESFLLEKTISNVQEVRARSGKVIALLSDGDTENAQHADDVLYVPHAHEMVSPVVNVVALQLLSYYTATALGKDVDKPRNLAKSVTVE